One stretch of Castor canadensis chromosome 14, mCasCan1.hap1v2, whole genome shotgun sequence DNA includes these proteins:
- the LOC109676441 gene encoding olfactory receptor 7E24-like, translating into MYLVTVLGNLIITLAVIIYSHLHTLMYFFLSNLSLTDICFISTTVPKMIMDIQTQSRVISYVGCLTQMSLVTIFGCMEDMLLTVMAYDRFVAICHPLHYPVLMNPRLCASLVLASFFISILDSQLHNLIVLQFTCFKKVEVSSFCYEPAQILNLNCSDTFVKHIITYMVGGIFGFLPISTILISYYKIVSSILKITSLSGRYKAFSTCGSHLSVVCLFYGTAIGVYLESSVSHSFRHSVVSSVMYTIVTPVLNPFIYSLRNSDIISTLKASEGQKAMANVRY; encoded by the coding sequence ATGTACCTGGTCACAGTGCTGGGGAACCTGATCATCACCCTGGCTGTCATTATTTACTCCCACCTCCACACCCTCATGTACTTCTTCCTGTCCAACTTGTCATTAACTGACATCTGTTTCATCTCCACTACTGTCCCAAAGATGATTATGGACATCCAAACTCAAAGCAGAGTCATTTCCTATGTGGGTTGTCTGACACAGATGTCTCTTGTTACTATTTTTGGATGTATGGAGGACATGCTTctgactgtgatggcctatgacaggTTTGTGGCCATCTGCCACCCCCTGCATTATCCAGTCCTTATGAACCCTCGCCTCTGTGCCTCCCTAGTTTTGGCGTCATTTTTCATTAGTATTTTGGACTCCCAGTTGCATAATTTGATTGTCTTACAGTTTACTTGCTTCAAGAAAGTGGAAGTTTCAAGTTTCTGCTATGAACCTGCTCAAATCCTTAATCTCAACTGTTCTGATACCTTTGTCAAACATATAATCACATATATGGTTGGTGGAATATTTGGTTTTCTTCCAATCTCCACAATACTCATCTCTTACTATAAAATAGTTTCCTCTATTCTAAAAATCACATCATTAAGTGGAAGGTATAAAGCATTTTCTACATGTGGGTCTCACCTGTcagttgtttgcttattttatggaacagctATTGGTGTGTACCTTGAGTCATCTGTATCACATTCTTTCAGACACAGTGTGGTGTCTTCAGTGATGTACACAATTGTCACTCCAGTGCTGAATCCATTCATCTACAGTCTCAGGAACAGCGATATTATCAGCACCCTGAAGGCCTCTGAAGGCCAAAAAGCAATGGCTAATGTCAGGTACTAA